In Lachnospiraceae bacterium, the DNA window TCAATACGCGCTGCTTCTACAAGACTTTTGGGAATCTCTTTAAAAAACTGGGTAAATAAGAACATGGCAAGTCCACTGGCAGCTCCTGGAAAAATAAGAGCTGAATAAGAATTGACCATTCCCAGGGAAGAGACCAGATTATAAAGTGGCAATGCTACTGCATCTTCGGGTACCATAAATGAGATCAGGCAAATTGCAAACAAAATGTTTTTACCTTTAAAATCAAAGAATGCAAAGGTAAAACCTCCCAGAGCTGAGATCAGCATGCTTAAAGGCACCAAAATAGCAACTACAATCAGTGTATTTTTCAAAGCTGTTCCATAGCCCATCTCTGAAAAAATAGCCACATAGTTGTTCATGGTCCAATTTTGAGGAATCAGTGTTTTCCACGTAAATGGAAGTGCGTACTCAAAAATCTCTTTATTGGTCCTAAATGAAGCTAAAATAATATAAAGCAGAGGAAAAATAGCAATGAAAGCAATGACGGTCAAAACCACATATAAAACTGCTTTTTCCAAAGGTGTTTTTGTCTCCTTCATGGCCTTATTCCTCCTTCTCATTTAATAAACGGAACTGTATTACAACAACAGCAAGTACGATCAGCAGCAGAATGGTTGTCAGTGCACCTGCTCTGGATGCATTGCCATTTCTGAACGCTGATTTATAAACTTCATACATCAACACGTTTGTGCTGTTCTGAGGTCCCCCTTCTGTAATCAGCTTCATTGGAGCAAATAACAGCATATTTGCAGAAGTATTTGCTACAAATACAAAAAGCAATGTTCTTTTGATCAACGGAAGTGTAATATGGAACAGCATAGTAAAAAATCCAGCTCCATCCAGCTTTGCAGATTCATAAATGGATGTATCCACACCCTTTAAACCTGCTAAAATGTACATCATCCAGTATCCACAGCCTTTCCATGTAGCCATCATAACAATACACCATAACGCCTGTTTCACATCTGTGAAAAAGCCCTGTTTTCCAAGTCCCAAAAAGGTAGATATACTATTAAATACACCGCTGTTGTAATTTGCCATCAGATTCCAGCTGATGGAAGCTACGGAAATAGCCATGGTAACTGGCAAATAATAGATACTCCTGAAAATACCAATGCCCTTAATAGTAGAGTTTACTAAAAGAGCCAGACACAGGGAGATCACAATCTGAAGCGGGATCATGACCAGATTCATTTTCACCGTTGTACCTAAAGCTCCCCAGAAATTTCTGTCTCCAAAAAGAATCTCATAGGTACGCAAAGATGGACTGCCATTTCGGAAAAAAGATTCCAGAATAACAGATATAATGGGATAAATTTTAAAAATAAGAATAATAATCAGTGCCGGTGCCAGCATAAGATACGGCACCATTTCTTTCAATATTATATTTTTCTTCATGTTCATATTTATTCGTATTCCTTAAATGCAGTTTCAAGTTCAGCTTTACAGTCATCTACAGCACCAGCAACCTCTGCACCGTTTCTTACATTATCCCACAGTGCGTTCATAGCAGTAGAGTACTCGTTGAATGCAGGTGTGATTGCTCTTACCAGAGCAGTGTTCTTAACTTCATATTCAGCCATTACCATGTATGGTTTTGCTTTTTTTAATTCATCTGTAAACTGACGGTCCAGAGCAGGCACCATACCCGATGCATTAATATAAACGTCTGCACCATCATATAAAGTCAAATATTTAATAAACTCCGCTGCAGCTTCCTGTTTCACTGAATAAGTATTCATACCAATGGTCCAGCTTCCACATGCAGAACGAATTTCGTCTTCATGACCTTCAAAGCATGGAATATAGGTAAATCCCCAGTCTTCAAATCCATTCTTCTCAAATGCTGCTGGAAGTGCAGTAGTTCCTAAGTAGAATAAAATCTTTCCTGACTGGAAGTAACTGCTGGTGTCATCTGCAGATATACCTCTGGTAAATATACCATCATTTACCTGTGTCTGATAGAAGTTTAAGGCATCCATCCAAGGCTGTGTATCAATTACACCATCTACACTGAGACCATCTTCGCTGATCTGCGCACCTCCTAATGAGTTAGGGAGAATGTTCATCTGATATACACGGCCAACTTGTTGGAACTCAATTCCGTAAATTCCCTTGGAATGATCGGGATCTAATACATCCAGTGCCTGCTTGGAATAATCGATCAGCTGCTCCCATGTAAGACGGTTATCCGGAGTTACAGAATCAAAATCAATATTGATGCCTGCTTCTTTCAAAAGTGCCTTATTATAGTAGAGTACGGTGGATGAATTGCCCATTGGTGCACCGTAGAACTGGTCTTTGTAAGTTCCTTCTGTGATCATAGCATCTGTAAACATCTTTATCTCATCATCGCTGATCCACTGGTTTAATGGCTGTAAGTAGCCACGGCTTACATAAGCAGCAACATTTGGACCGTCTGCTGCAAAAATATCATATTCGGTGGACTTATTACTCATAAGAACTTCCAGGGTTTCAAATACATCATTGAATGCAACATAGTCTGCTTCACACTTGATTTTGCCTTCGTATGCCTTATTAAATGCCTCTACTGCTGCGCTTACGCCCAGTTCCTGTGAATTACTCATCATCAGGTGGATCGTTACTTCTCCATCAACACTGTCTCCTGCTGCCTTTGCAGTGGTCTCTTCTGCTGCTTTGCTGCCACATGCTGTCAGTCCTGCTACCATTGCTGCTGTTAATAACCCCAACCAAACTTTCTTATACATAATATTCCTCCTTTTATTTTACATGTGTGTTTGGAACTTCTCCCTATTTTTCAGAAACACACATTTTACTTTGCCAGTTTTGCAAACATATCTTCAAACAAAATATCCCTGTTGATATGGTATACATATTTGATAAAATGACGTCGCAGATCTACTCCATAACAATTATCATATTCAAATACCGGACTGTGCTCATAACGGTCTTCCATAAATTTCTCATCCAACAACCATGCCACTGCTGTTACATCCCATAAAGGCTTGGACCAGTCTTTTTTCTTTTCTCTCTGTTCCATAAATGCAAAAGATACATCTAACAAATAATCAGAAAGCTTACTTTTTCCTCTCATGTAATATTCCAGTTCTACTCTGGAAATGCGAAATTCTGACACAACACCGTTGCAAGGAAGCTGGACTACTGCCACACCACAGCCAAATACCACTCTGGCTGCAGCAATGTCCTGAACTGCATTAAAATCTTTGCAGCTCTGCCATTCTTTTCCATGACCTCCCAACCATACGACTACTATCTTATCAATAATATCCGGTGCTATAAGAAGGGCCGATGCAATATCAGTCAAAACTGCGATTCCTACTACATAGAGAGGATTTTCCGGTGTATGTTCTCTTGCGAGACGTATGATCTCCCGGGCTGCAGGGCAGTCCACCGGTGTCTGCTCATCAGGCAATTTTCTTTCTGCTCCCTTAAAAACATGATCCTTTAACTCTGTTTCTTCCATTACAGAAAGCAGTTCCTGGATTGCCAAATAACTCTGTTCCATTCCTTCTTTTGCACTGCTGTTCTGTCTGGTACGCCCCATACTTGCAGGACTATAAAATGGAGCTGCCATGATTCCCTTTACATTCAGTCGATCACTTGACCGGATCATATATGCCAATGCGTATAGATCATCGATTTCATTATAGGCATCTGTATCCAGCACTACATCTATCTGGCCAATCGGCCGTCTAAGACGCTTCATATATCCAATCCCGTCACTATTTTTTTCTTTTTCCATATCAGTCTCCTTTCTAGTTTCAGAGAAAATGAGCAACAAAAAAGGACGTACCTCTCCCTCATTGGAAGAGTTCGTCCTTACACAAGTTTTCCCCGACGCAACTTTCTTATAGTTGTATCATATCATAATCACTTTTTGTTTCATATGCGCACTTTTAATGAAATATGCATTATTTTTTGTGCATATTGACAATAAAAAAGCGGCGTAAAAATTTAATTTTCCGCTTGACATTTTCAGGTGTATTCGCTAAAATATAACAGTATGTTTACATTGAACTGTCCGTGTCCAGGCTTTGATGGAAAACACAACGATTAATATTTTTATATAATACCGAACGGAGGTGTATTTCATTGGCTAACATTAAATCTGCAAAGAAGAGAATCTTAGTAAACGAAACTAAGGCTGCAAGAAACAAAGCGATCAGATCTAAGGTTAAAACCGCAATCAAGAAAGTTGAGGCTGCTGTAGCTGCTGGAGATAAGGCTGCTGCTCAGGCTGCACTGGTTGCTGCTACTACCGAGATCGATAAGGCTTGCACCAAGGGTGTATACCACAAGAACAATGCTGCCCGCAAAGTTTCTCGTGTATCCAAGGCTGTTAATTCTATCGCTTAATTTATAGAATTCGATCAATCGATACAGAAAATCAAAAGCTCTCCGGATTAACCCACCGGAGAGCTTTTTTATTACTTTATTCAGAACACTACAAAATTGCATTTCCCCCTACATCTGTTCCTCATCGTAACGGGCCCTGATACCACCTACGAATTTTAATCTGGTCCTTGCGCATACCACATGCGCGCCGCCAATAGCTTTTGTCTGGATTCTTACTGGAACTGCTACATCTCTCATGTGCATACCGATCAGCGTATCTCCAATATCAATGCCTGCATGAGCCTTAATGTGTTCCACTGCCACCGGATGTTCCAAAGTATGGTACGCTGCCGTAGAGAAAGAACCACCGGCTTTTAACTGGGGAACTACGTTTACAGGCTCATATCCGTATTTTTCTGCTGCCTCTTTTTCCAGGATCAGAGAGCGGTTTAAATGCTCGCAGCACTGAGCTGCCAGATAAATCCCCAGAGGTTTTAACTCCTCATACAACGCCTTATACACAGTCTGCCCAATAGTTTCGCTGGAATGAGAGCCAATCTTATAACTTCCGATCTCACTGGAAGAACAGCCTACTACCAGAATCTGACCTGGTTTCATTTTTGCAACAGCCAGAAGTTCATTTAACACTTCTTTTGTCTGTGTGCGGATTTCTTCTAATACTTCATCACTTTCTTTTTCTGTTGCTACTCCCGGTATTATCTTTTCTTCTGCCATCTATTTTTCTCCCTTACTATTTTTTCTAATACACCCTTTTATAAATAACCGGCTTTATCACGCAGGATTCTGATCCTAATATTCAGACAAGCGAGTGGCATAGTTATTTCGAAAATGATGTACTAATATTTATTAGCGATCAGCAGCTCCACTGCCAGGCGGTCAGAAAGTTTTCCTGTTTTCACACTTTCTTCAGCATCAACACATAAATTTACATAAGAAAGTATCTGCTCTTTTGTAAATGTTTTCGCCTGCACCATTATTTTTCCTGTTACAAAAGGCTGAATCTTTAATTTAGAGGAAATAGTACTTTTATCCATTCCTCTTCCCATCAGTTCCTTTACCTGAAGGATCTGATTAAACTGTCTTGCGATCAGAAACAAAATACGCATAGACGGTTCTTTTAATGTAAGAAGGTCTTCATAAAGATCCATAGCCTTTCTGGTCTGACGGTTTGCAATAGCCGCGATCATATCAAATATCTTATTAGTCACCTGAGTAATGCACACTGCATCAATATCTTCTTCTGTGATCACATCCCTTCCTAATGTATAACTGATCACCTTGTCCAATTCAGAAGTGATATTTTCCATGTCATCTCCTGTTTTTCCCAGAAAATACTCCATAGTCCGGGTTGTTATCTTTTTTCCGTTCTTTGCCAGTATGCCTGCCGCCCATCTGGCAAGCTGGGCACTGTCCTGACGTTCCATCTCTGCAATATGGCCATATTTTTTCACGGCCTTATACATGCGGCTGCGCTTATCTACTTCTGTTTCTACAAACAACAGGCAGGTAGTATCTGGAATATTTTCTATATAAGCGCTCATTTCATCTGCACCAGACCCGCCTTTAAACCAACCACTATCTTCCATAAGGATCAGTCGTTTTTCTGCAAAAAATGGCATTGTATCAGAAAGGCTGATGATCTCGTTAACATTCATGCCTTTTCCTTCATAATAATTGTAATTCATGGTATCACCCTGGGTAATGGCTTCCCGAAGGCGGTTTTTATAGCTTTTTTTCAGAAAGGCTTCTTCCCCGAAAAGAAGATATACTCTCTTAAAATCATTATTTTTTATATCCTGGTTCAGGGTCTGCATATAATCGCTTTGCTCCCGTTTTTCTGAATTTGAAAAACAAATACCATCGGTAATTGCCTGTTTTTCACTGGGTTCATTATAGCATAACTTCTTTAAAATAGAAAGCCAGGAAGAAACAAAGGCAAAAAATGTATTGACATTTTAACTTTGAGGGTTTAATCTTCTATATAGTTCTTTTTAGAACAGTTTTGTTTAAAACTTTAAGGAGGGACTATTTTATGATATGCATCACTGATTTTCTTACTCATATCCGATTGACCATGAAACTACAGGAACAAATGCTGAAAAAAATTTGTGAAAAATGGCAGCTGACCATAACAGAAGGAAAAGTCATTGCGTTTCTATATAATAATCCCCAAAAAGACACTGCTGCCGACATTACAGAGCTCCGTATGCTTTCCAAAGGAAATGTTTCTCAGGCAGTGGAAAATCTGATTCAAAAAGGATTCTTAAAACGTACTGTAGATGAAATGGATCGACGAAAGATACACTTATCCCTGCTTTCAGAAGCGGATGACATAACAAAATCCATTTCTTCTATGCAAAAACAGCTTTATCATCAGATTTTTAACGGTCTGTCTGAAGAAGACCTGAAATTTTACGGGCAGATCAATGAACAGATCATGAAAAATACAAAACATGCAATCAAAGAAAGGAACACCGAAAATGAATTTACAGCAAAAGAAAGACAATAGCTTTCTGGCAACTGAACCTTTAGGAAGGCTTTTATTAAAGCTTTCACTCCCTACCGTTACCGCCCAGGTCATTAACATGTTGTATAATATTGTAGATCGTATCTATATCGGGCATATACCGGAAACAGGCGCTTTGGCGCTCACCGGCGTAGGGGTATGTATGCCTCTGATCATGATCGTATCTGCCTTTGCAGCCTTGGTTGGCAACGGCGGTGCCCCCAGAGCTTCTATTTTTATGGGAAAAGGTGATAAAGAATCTGCAGAACAAACCCTTGGAAACTGTTTTACTACCCAGATTGTTGTATCATTGCTGCTGACTCTTATCCTTTTTACAGGAAACAAAAGCTTTCTTATGGCATTTGGTGCCAGTGAAAATACCATTCCTTATGCTGTTGCTTATATGAATATTTATTCCCTTGGAACGATCTTTGTACAGCTGACACTTGGCATGAATGCGTTTATTACAGCTCAGGGCTTTGCCAAGACCAGTATGCTCTCTGTTCTGGTTGGTGCTGCCAGCAATATCATCCTGGATCCGATCTTTATTTTTGCACTCCACATGGGTGTGCGGGGGGCTGCTCTTGCAACGATCGTCTCCCAGGCGCTCTCCTGTACATGGGTCTTACACTTCCTTATGGGTAAAAAATCTTATCTTAAGATCCACCGCTGCAATATGAAGCTGAAGAAAGATATCATCCTTCCCAGCCTTGCTTTAGGACTTTCCACTTTTATCATGCAGTCCAGTGAAAGTATTATTTCTGTATGTTTTAATTCTTCTCTGTTAAAATACGGCGGAGACCTTGCTGTTGGTGCTATGACCATTTTAACAAGTGCCATGCAGTTTGCCCTTCTGCCGCTTCAGGGACTTGGCCAGGGAGCCCAGCCGATCATCAGTTACAATTATGGAGCCGGACAGACAAAACGGGTGAAGGATTCCTTTAAACTGCTTTTAAAGATCGACCTTTCCTATTCGACCCTGATGTGGCTTTTAGTTATGCTGTTCCCTGCTGGCTTCGCTTCCATATTCACCTCTGACCAGGCTCTTTTAACATTTACTGCACATGCCCTGCGTATTTATATGGCTTCCATCCTGCTGTTCGGCATCCAAATGGCCTGTCAGATGACATTTACCTCTATCGGTAATGCAAAAGCTTCTATCATGGTTGCTGTTGCCAGAAAATTCATCCTGCTGCTTCCACTGATTTATATCATGCCCCACATTTATACAGCAGATCAGACTTCTGCTGTTTATATGGCAGAACCTATTGCTGACTTTCTGGCGATCTGCTTTACAAGTATCTTGTTCCGATTTGAATTTAAGAAAGTGCTGGCAAAACAAATATAATATCTATTAAAAGTAAAGCTGCTGTCAGACATGGAACTTCTGATTTTCCAACTGGCAGCAGCTTTGTACTTACTTAAATTTTCCTGTATCATTGATCAAATCTTCATTACCTTTTACTTCAGGATATATTCTAAAAGTCCCTGACAGCCTTCTGTTACATCCTTCCAGGTAGCCTCAAAATCTCCTGTATACCATGGATCTGCTACATCTCTGCTGCTTCCTGAAAAAGACATCATCTTAAATATCTTTCTCTCTGGATTTCCACCTGTGATCCGCTTTATATTACGTATATTCCATTCATCCATTCCGATCAGATAATCATACCTGTCATAATCTGCCCTGGTCATCTGTCTTGCATGATGTCCTTCACAGGCAATTCCCGCCTGGGCAAGCTTAACCCTGGTACCCTGATGAACCGGATTTCCAATCTCTTCTGTGGAAGTGGCAGCAGATGCTATATAAAACTGATCTGACAGATTTGCTTTTTTTATCATATCTTTCATTACGTATTCTGCCATTGGGGAACGGCAGATGTTGCCGTGGCAGATAAATAGTACTTTAATCATCTTTTCATATCTCCATTTAAGTCTTGTATTTCTTCCCAAACGCTTGATATTTCACAATGTCATTAACTTTAGCAAAGAGCAGAAATCGTAAGCATTTATAAAACTATGATTCCTGCTTTTTGTTTGTATATGGGCATACTTATCCCCTTCTCTTTGTACTCGTATTTTTTAGCTCAGTACGCTCTTTTATGGGTATTCGAATATTTTCCTGCTAATTGCCCTTTCGTTCTGGTATAATGCCGATCAGGACGAATGGGAACAAGATTTTTACTGATATCTTCATATATTTGCTGAAATAACATATTTTTCTTTTGACCATCCGTTTCAAGAAGTATATAAATCAGATCATTTTTTAAGATTCCAATACTAACAGTCTGATTGATCATCATTTTATGTTTTCTGTTCGCTTCTTTCTGATCCAGTTCACGCTCTGCATCTAATATGATATCTTCAACTAAATTGCTCAGATATATAGTGCTGTATATATCTTGTAATAACAGAATAGGTTTTGTTCCTGTAAAATTCTCTAATTGCAACCGACTCTTTAGCGTTTCATACGCAGTCTCTATCCCCCACCTCATATGATATAATTCTTTTATTTCTTCTGTATGAAATTCAGTTTGTGAAAGATTTGTAGCCAAAACTTCTAAACTTCCGTTTTCTAATAGGATTTTTACCATACGCAATGAAATTTCACCTAATTCTTTCATACGTTCTCCATCTGGCGTTCCCTCGTAATGTCTGATTCTTGACTTATCAAGTTTTATTTTAACTAGCTGATCCTTTTCTGTTAAACTGTTTTGCTCTTTTTTGTAATCACTGCTTTTTAAACGTACGATAAATTTAATATCCTTATCCATCATATGTATAAACGCTGGCGTAGAAGGATAGCCTCTGTCCATGATAATAATATAGGGAATGCTGCCTATTGTTTCCGGTATTCGCTCCATCTGTTTTTCGGCCAGGCGCATTTCATTAAATTTCACCTTATTACAGTCACTTTCCAGTATCATACGATTCATTACATCATAAATACAGCCTAATCCTATTTGAGCTTGGGGCTTTGCGTTTTTCCGGCTTGCAGAACCATATAGTTTCAGTGTTTCAGCAGTGGTAGGAATATTAATATCTGAGCCGTCAGCGGCTAATATTAAATGATCTTTATAAGTTGAAAAGGTGGAATCTGCATAAAAGTTACGGTTATGATATTTATATAATTCTAAAAAAGCATCTGGATTAAGTTTCATACGCTGTTTCAGATATCCTGGTTTTGAAATAGACACACCAGGATGAGCAAGTTTCATATAATTTCTCAGTTCCAATGCCAACGTCAGCCCCTTTCTGTTTATCATCGTGAAAAGAAGATCCTGAAGAGGCATTTTTCGAATTCTGGTAAAATAATTTTTATTACCTGATCGGCAAAATGCCTTAAATTCATCAGAACTCATTTTTTCTATATCCATGAATGTACGTTTCTGAGAATGTTTCATGTATAATCACATCCTTTTTTGAGCAGGTTCATGGCTTCTTTTTACAATATAAGCATATCAAAAAAAGCAGGAGATATCTAATCCATTTCGGAATAAATATCTTCTGCTTTTAAGTTAATGACATTGTGTAAAACACTGGTTTTTCCAACATTTACAAGGCTTTTCATAAGAAGCAGATAACGGGAATCGAACCCGCCTCCTCAGCTTGGGAAGCTGATGTTCTACCAATGAACTATATCTGCAACACAAAAAATATTATAGCAAAAACCATCGAGATTGGCAAGTGATTTTCTGATTCTTCCACGACAAACGCACGAACGATCATCTGGCATCAATTCTGCTTTCTGTTATTTTTTAAGCTTCTAAAAGTTCTTCTAGATACTGAATTGGGCGTAAGCTAAGTACAAACCTTTTCTTTCGCATCGACAACTTATGTCTTGTTATTTGTGCCGGTTTCAAAATACTTAGGCTCCATTTCCTTATGATATTCAAATTTTGTGCCGCCAGCTTATCTATGGTTGTATTCGCATCTTCCCGGAATGTTACATCCAGATACCAGTGCATGCTTTCTATACTCCAGTGTCCTCTCACTGCACGGCTGACCTGTTCAATGTCTCCTTTTAAACTGCTGATGAAATAACGGTTCTCTATTCTTGTATTTCCTTCTTTCTTCAGCGTTTTCTTCTCCATTACTATACTGGACAGTCCTTTCCAGTTCTTTTTCTGGCTTAACCACTTTATATCCTCTGTCTGATAATACTCCCTTATCTCGATCTGACCATGTGCTTTTTCCTGGGTTTTTTTGTAATTACCTCTTTCACGGATCTCTTTTTGGAACTCTTCGTCTGAAAAGTATTCTTGTACATCTTCATACAGACTGTTTTGATTTCTCTTCAATGCCAGCACATAGTCTGCCCGTTTTTTCTTTATTTTCTCCGCTATTGCAGTCTGCGTTCCCATTGCATCGATTGTTACGATCTGGCCTTTTATCTGGATCTT includes these proteins:
- a CDS encoding carbohydrate ABC transporter permease, with product MKETKTPLEKAVLYVVLTVIAFIAIFPLLYIILASFRTNKEIFEYALPFTWKTLIPQNWTMNNYVAIFSEMGYGTALKNTLIVVAILVPLSMLISALGGFTFAFFDFKGKNILFAICLISFMVPEDAVALPLYNLVSSLGMVNSYSALIFPGAASGLAMFLFTQFFKEIPKSLVEAARIDGASWIQVFFSVILPLSVPVAITAGLMIFVNEWNNFFWPLLATRTEAARTIQVALSYFSDENQVYFSYIFAGSAISAVVPVLLFLPLQKYFVQGITSSGVKG
- a CDS encoding sugar ABC transporter permease; translated protein: MNMKKNIILKEMVPYLMLAPALIIILIFKIYPIISVILESFFRNGSPSLRTYEILFGDRNFWGALGTTVKMNLVMIPLQIVISLCLALLVNSTIKGIGIFRSIYYLPVTMAISVASISWNLMANYNSGVFNSISTFLGLGKQGFFTDVKQALWCIVMMATWKGCGYWMMYILAGLKGVDTSIYESAKLDGAGFFTMLFHITLPLIKRTLLFVFVANTSANMLLFAPMKLITEGGPQNSTNVLMYEVYKSAFRNGNASRAGALTTILLLIVLAVVVIQFRLLNEKEE
- a CDS encoding extracellular solute-binding protein, with amino-acid sequence MYKKVWLGLLTAAMVAGLTACGSKAAEETTAKAAGDSVDGEVTIHLMMSNSQELGVSAAVEAFNKAYEGKIKCEADYVAFNDVFETLEVLMSNKSTEYDIFAADGPNVAAYVSRGYLQPLNQWISDDEIKMFTDAMITEGTYKDQFYGAPMGNSSTVLYYNKALLKEAGINIDFDSVTPDNRLTWEQLIDYSKQALDVLDPDHSKGIYGIEFQQVGRVYQMNILPNSLGGAQISEDGLSVDGVIDTQPWMDALNFYQTQVNDGIFTRGISADDTSSYFQSGKILFYLGTTALPAAFEKNGFEDWGFTYIPCFEGHEDEIRSACGSWTIGMNTYSVKQEAAAEFIKYLTLYDGADVYINASGMVPALDRQFTDELKKAKPYMVMAEYEVKNTALVRAITPAFNEYSTAMNALWDNVRNGAEVAGAVDDCKAELETAFKEYE
- a CDS encoding nucleoside hydrolase; protein product: MEKEKNSDGIGYMKRLRRPIGQIDVVLDTDAYNEIDDLYALAYMIRSSDRLNVKGIMAAPFYSPASMGRTRQNSSAKEGMEQSYLAIQELLSVMEETELKDHVFKGAERKLPDEQTPVDCPAAREIIRLAREHTPENPLYVVGIAVLTDIASALLIAPDIIDKIVVVWLGGHGKEWQSCKDFNAVQDIAAARVVFGCGVAVVQLPCNGVVSEFRISRVELEYYMRGKSKLSDYLLDVSFAFMEQREKKKDWSKPLWDVTAVAWLLDEKFMEDRYEHSPVFEYDNCYGVDLRRHFIKYVYHINRDILFEDMFAKLAK
- the rpsT gene encoding 30S ribosomal protein S20, translated to MANIKSAKKRILVNETKAARNKAIRSKVKTAIKKVEAAVAAGDKAAAQAALVAATTEIDKACTKGVYHKNNAARKVSRVSKAVNSIA
- a CDS encoding TIGR01440 family protein, which produces MAEEKIIPGVATEKESDEVLEEIRTQTKEVLNELLAVAKMKPGQILVVGCSSSEIGSYKIGSHSSETIGQTVYKALYEELKPLGIYLAAQCCEHLNRSLILEKEAAEKYGYEPVNVVPQLKAGGSFSTAAYHTLEHPVAVEHIKAHAGIDIGDTLIGMHMRDVAVPVRIQTKAIGGAHVVCARTRLKFVGGIRARYDEEQM
- the holA gene encoding DNA polymerase III subunit delta gives rise to the protein MQTLNQDIKNNDFKRVYLLFGEEAFLKKSYKNRLREAITQGDTMNYNYYEGKGMNVNEIISLSDTMPFFAEKRLILMEDSGWFKGGSGADEMSAYIENIPDTTCLLFVETEVDKRSRMYKAVKKYGHIAEMERQDSAQLARWAAGILAKNGKKITTRTMEYFLGKTGDDMENITSELDKVISYTLGRDVITEEDIDAVCITQVTNKIFDMIAAIANRQTRKAMDLYEDLLTLKEPSMRILFLIARQFNQILQVKELMGRGMDKSTISSKLKIQPFVTGKIMVQAKTFTKEQILSYVNLCVDAEESVKTGKLSDRLAVELLIANKY
- a CDS encoding MarR family transcriptional regulator, whose translation is MICITDFLTHIRLTMKLQEQMLKKICEKWQLTITEGKVIAFLYNNPQKDTAADITELRMLSKGNVSQAVENLIQKGFLKRTVDEMDRRKIHLSLLSEADDITKSISSMQKQLYHQIFNGLSEEDLKFYGQINEQIMKNTKHAIKERNTENEFTAKERQ
- a CDS encoding MATE family efflux transporter; translation: MNLQQKKDNSFLATEPLGRLLLKLSLPTVTAQVINMLYNIVDRIYIGHIPETGALALTGVGVCMPLIMIVSAFAALVGNGGAPRASIFMGKGDKESAEQTLGNCFTTQIVVSLLLTLILFTGNKSFLMAFGASENTIPYAVAYMNIYSLGTIFVQLTLGMNAFITAQGFAKTSMLSVLVGAASNIILDPIFIFALHMGVRGAALATIVSQALSCTWVLHFLMGKKSYLKIHRCNMKLKKDIILPSLALGLSTFIMQSSESIISVCFNSSLLKYGGDLAVGAMTILTSAMQFALLPLQGLGQGAQPIISYNYGAGQTKRVKDSFKLLLKIDLSYSTLMWLLVMLFPAGFASIFTSDQALLTFTAHALRIYMASILLFGIQMACQMTFTSIGNAKASIMVAVARKFILLLPLIYIMPHIYTADQTSAVYMAEPIADFLAICFTSILFRFEFKKVLAKQI
- a CDS encoding low molecular weight phosphotyrosine protein phosphatase — protein: MIKVLFICHGNICRSPMAEYVMKDMIKKANLSDQFYIASAATSTEEIGNPVHQGTRVKLAQAGIACEGHHARQMTRADYDRYDYLIGMDEWNIRNIKRITGGNPERKIFKMMSFSGSSRDVADPWYTGDFEATWKDVTEGCQGLLEYILK
- a CDS encoding IS4 family transposase — protein: MKHSQKRTFMDIEKMSSDEFKAFCRSGNKNYFTRIRKMPLQDLLFTMINRKGLTLALELRNYMKLAHPGVSISKPGYLKQRMKLNPDAFLELYKYHNRNFYADSTFSTYKDHLILAADGSDINIPTTAETLKLYGSASRKNAKPQAQIGLGCIYDVMNRMILESDCNKVKFNEMRLAEKQMERIPETIGSIPYIIIMDRGYPSTPAFIHMMDKDIKFIVRLKSSDYKKEQNSLTEKDQLVKIKLDKSRIRHYEGTPDGERMKELGEISLRMVKILLENGSLEVLATNLSQTEFHTEEIKELYHMRWGIETAYETLKSRLQLENFTGTKPILLLQDIYSTIYLSNLVEDIILDAERELDQKEANRKHKMMINQTVSIGILKNDLIYILLETDGQKKNMLFQQIYEDISKNLVPIRPDRHYTRTKGQLAGKYSNTHKRAY
- a CDS encoding ISAs1 family transposase — translated: MQELLDWLEYIEDDRQQRKVRHTLKDILVIVLFATLANADDWVEMALFAESYQDYLRKYIELKNGIPSHDTIRRVMGMISPEIIQQLYGKWQDRLNQNEGELLKKIICIDGKTMRSNKRGDGKASHIVSAWSKESGFCLGQKAVEEKSNEIVAIPELLDKIQIKGQIVTIDAMGTQTAIAEKIKKKRADYVLALKRNQNSLYEDVQEYFSDEEFQKEIRERGNYKKTQEKAHGQIEIREYYQTEDIKWLSQKKNWKGLSSIVMEKKTLKKEGNTRIENRYFISSLKGDIEQVSRAVRGHWSIESMHWYLDVTFREDANTTIDKLAAQNLNIIRKWSLSILKPAQITRHKLSMRKKRFVLSLRPIQYLEELLEA